A window from Symbiopectobacterium purcellii encodes these proteins:
- the rimP gene encoding ribosome maturation factor RimP: MSTLEQKLTEMISAPVEALGYELVGVEFIRGRQSTLRIYIDSEDGITVDDCADVSHQVSAVLDVEDPITVAYNLEVSSPGLDRPLFIAEHYVRFLGEEVTLVLRMAVQNRRKWAGIIKSVEGEMITVTVEGKDEVFALSNIQKANLVPHF, translated from the coding sequence TTGTCCACATTAGAACAGAAATTGACAGAGATGATCTCGGCACCCGTTGAAGCATTAGGCTACGAATTGGTGGGCGTTGAGTTTATCCGTGGTCGCCAATCGACGCTGCGTATCTATATTGATAGTGAAGACGGCATCACAGTTGATGATTGTGCTGATGTCAGCCACCAGGTGAGTGCGGTGCTGGATGTTGAAGATCCCATTACGGTTGCCTATAACCTGGAAGTGTCATCACCTGGCCTGGATCGTCCTTTATTCATCGCAGAACATTACGTGCGTTTCCTCGGCGAAGAAGTGACCCTGGTGCTGCGCATGGCGGTACAAAACCGTCGTAAATGGGCGGGAATTATCAAATCCGTTGAAGGTGAGATGATTACCGTAACAGTGGAAGGCAAAGATGAAGTGTTCGCACTGAGCAACATCCAGAAGGCGAACCTGGTACCCCACTTTTAA
- the nusA gene encoding transcription termination factor NusA, whose amino-acid sequence MNKEILAVVEAVSNEKAVPREKIFEALETALATATKKKYEQEIDVRVCIDRKTGDFDTFRRWVAVNEVTQPTREITLEAAQFEDPSIDLGGYIEDQIESVTFDRITTQTAKQVIVQKVREAERAMVVDQFREQEGDIVTGVVKKVNRDNISLDLGNNAEAVIGREDMLPRENFRPGDRIRGVLYSVRPEACGAQLFVSRSRPEMLVELFRIEVPEIGEEVIEIKAAARDPGSRAKIAVKTNDKRIDPVGACVGMRGARVQAVSSELGGERIDIILWDDHPAQFVINAMAPADVVSIVVDEDTCTMDIAVESSNLAQAIGRNGQNVRLASQLLKQHRSDDRWELNVMTVEDLQAKHQAEAHAAIDVFTKHLDIDEEFATVLVEEGFSSLEELAYVPIKELQEIDGLDEETIEALRERAKAALTTLALAQEESRGSGQPAEDLLSLPGLPRELAFTLAARGVCTLEDLAEQGVDDLTDIEGLNDEKAGELIMAARNICWFGDENE is encoded by the coding sequence ATGAACAAAGAGATTCTGGCTGTTGTGGAAGCAGTTTCCAACGAAAAAGCCGTTCCGCGCGAAAAAATTTTTGAAGCACTGGAAACTGCCTTAGCGACAGCAACAAAGAAAAAATACGAACAGGAAATTGACGTTCGGGTTTGCATCGATCGCAAAACCGGCGATTTCGATACCTTTCGTCGTTGGGTTGCCGTCAATGAAGTGACGCAACCGACGCGTGAAATTACGTTGGAAGCGGCTCAATTTGAAGATCCGAGCATCGACCTCGGCGGCTACATTGAAGATCAGATTGAATCCGTCACGTTTGACCGTATCACCACGCAAACGGCTAAACAGGTTATCGTGCAGAAAGTACGTGAAGCTGAACGTGCCATGGTGGTCGATCAGTTCCGTGAGCAGGAAGGCGATATCGTCACGGGCGTGGTCAAAAAGGTGAACCGCGACAACATTTCGTTGGATCTGGGCAACAACGCAGAAGCGGTGATTGGCCGTGAAGATATGCTGCCGCGTGAAAACTTCCGTCCGGGCGACCGTATTCGCGGCGTGCTGTACTCAGTAAGACCGGAAGCGTGTGGCGCACAGCTGTTTGTCAGCCGTTCACGCCCTGAGATGCTGGTGGAACTGTTCCGCATTGAAGTACCGGAAATTGGCGAAGAAGTTATCGAGATCAAAGCGGCGGCTCGCGATCCGGGTTCTCGCGCTAAAATCGCGGTGAAAACCAATGACAAGCGTATCGATCCGGTAGGTGCATGCGTGGGCATGCGCGGTGCGCGTGTACAGGCCGTATCCAGCGAACTGGGCGGCGAACGCATTGATATCATTCTGTGGGACGATCATCCGGCACAGTTCGTTATCAACGCCATGGCACCGGCAGACGTTGTTTCCATCGTGGTTGACGAAGATACCTGCACCATGGATATCGCCGTGGAATCCAGCAATCTGGCACAGGCGATCGGCCGCAACGGGCAGAACGTACGTCTGGCTTCTCAATTGCTGAAACAGCACCGTTCAGATGACCGCTGGGAACTGAACGTGATGACCGTTGAAGACCTGCAAGCCAAGCATCAGGCGGAAGCACACGCGGCGATCGACGTCTTTACCAAGCACCTGGATATCGACGAAGAGTTCGCCACTGTGCTGGTTGAAGAAGGTTTCTCCTCACTTGAAGAGTTGGCCTATGTGCCTATCAAGGAACTGCAGGAGATCGATGGTCTGGATGAGGAAACCATCGAAGCACTGCGTGAACGTGCCAAAGCGGCATTGACCACGTTGGCGTTAGCGCAGGAAGAAAGCCGTGGCAGTGGCCAACCGGCGGAAGATTTGCTCAGTTTACCGGGTTTACCGCGCGAGTTGGCGTTCACTCTCGCCGCGCGTGGAGTATGTACGCTGGAAGATCTTGCTGAGCAGGGCGTTGACGATCTGACGGATATTGAAGGGCTGAACGATGAGAAGGCCGGTGAGTTGATCATGGCCGCCCGTAATATCTGCTGGTTCGGCGACGAAAACGAATAA
- the infB gene encoding translation initiation factor IF-2, translating into MTEVTIQSLAVEIQTPVDRLIQQFADAGITKSASDNVSQQEKETLLAHLNRERGSAAGKLTLQRKTRSTLNIPSTGGKSKSVQIEVRKKRTYVQRDPLSSQQAEEEERARQEAEELAQREAEEQAKREAAEKAKRDTAEKEKVSNQHNHSTTKSVPATDKARREAEAAELKRKSEDAVRSKVEEDTRRVAEEARRMAEENAAKWASETPREEEDSTDYHVTTSHHARVAEDENDREVESNSRSRTRTAKAPKQKKGNRLSENKADREEARAATRGGKGKRKTSTLQQSFNKPAQAVNRDVIIGETVTVAELANKMAVKGSQVIKTMMKLGAMATINQVIDQETAQLVAEEMGHKVILRRENELEEAVMSDRDMGVAAESRAPVVTIMGHVDHGKTSLLDYIRSTKVAAGEAGGITQHIGAYHVETENGMITFLDTPGHAAFTAMRARGAQATDIVVLVVAADDGVMPQTIEAVQHAKAAKVPVVVAVNKIDKPEADPDRVKNELTQYGIIPEEWGGDCQFVPVSAKAGTGIDDLLNAILLQAEVLELTGVRKGMASGVVIESFLDKGRGPVATVLVREGTLNKGDIVLCGFEYGRVRAMRDELGREITEAGPSIPVEILGMSGVPAAGDEATVVRDEKKAREVALYRQGKFREVKLARQQKSKLENMFANMTEGEVSELNIVMKADVQGSVEAIADSLQKLSTDEVKVKIVGSGVGGITETDATLAAASNAIILGFNVRADASARRVVEAESLDLRYYSVIYDLIDEVKQAMSGMLVPEYKQEIIGLAEVRDVFKSPKFGAIAGCMVTEGIVKRHNPIRVLRDNVVIYEGELESLRRFKDDVNEVRNGMECGIGVKNYNDVRVGDNIEVFEIIEIKRTIA; encoded by the coding sequence ATGACAGAAGTGACCATACAATCGCTGGCCGTTGAGATTCAGACTCCGGTAGACCGCCTGATACAGCAGTTTGCTGATGCGGGAATTACCAAGTCTGCATCGGACAACGTGTCTCAGCAGGAAAAAGAGACGCTGCTGGCGCATTTGAACCGCGAACGCGGTTCTGCGGCCGGTAAGTTGACTCTACAACGTAAAACGCGCAGTACCTTGAATATTCCGAGCACTGGCGGAAAAAGTAAATCAGTGCAGATTGAAGTCCGCAAAAAACGCACGTATGTTCAGCGCGATCCGCTGAGCAGTCAGCAGGCTGAAGAAGAAGAGCGTGCACGGCAGGAAGCGGAAGAACTGGCTCAACGTGAAGCTGAAGAGCAAGCCAAGCGAGAGGCCGCTGAAAAAGCCAAGCGTGACACAGCGGAAAAAGAAAAAGTGAGCAACCAACATAATCATAGTACGACAAAGTCTGTTCCTGCGACAGATAAGGCCCGCCGTGAAGCTGAGGCTGCTGAACTGAAGCGTAAATCTGAAGATGCTGTTCGCAGCAAGGTCGAAGAAGATACGCGCCGTGTTGCAGAGGAAGCACGCCGTATGGCGGAAGAAAATGCCGCTAAATGGGCCAGTGAGACACCGCGTGAAGAAGAGGATAGCACTGACTATCACGTCACTACGTCGCACCATGCCCGCGTCGCTGAAGATGAAAACGATCGTGAAGTCGAGAGTAATTCTCGTAGCCGCACCCGGACAGCTAAAGCGCCTAAGCAGAAGAAAGGCAACCGCCTGTCTGAAAATAAAGCTGACCGTGAAGAAGCGCGTGCCGCAACCCGTGGTGGTAAAGGCAAGCGTAAGACCAGCACGTTGCAGCAAAGCTTTAATAAGCCAGCTCAGGCAGTTAACCGCGACGTGATAATCGGTGAAACCGTGACGGTTGCCGAATTGGCGAACAAAATGGCGGTGAAAGGCTCTCAGGTCATTAAGACCATGATGAAGCTGGGTGCCATGGCGACCATCAACCAGGTCATCGATCAGGAAACGGCCCAGTTAGTGGCGGAAGAAATGGGCCACAAGGTTATCCTGCGTCGCGAAAACGAGCTTGAAGAAGCGGTAATGAGCGACCGTGATATGGGTGTTGCGGCAGAATCGCGCGCACCGGTCGTGACCATCATGGGTCACGTTGACCACGGTAAAACGTCACTGCTGGACTACATTCGCTCCACCAAAGTGGCGGCAGGCGAAGCGGGCGGGATCACCCAGCACATCGGTGCCTACCACGTTGAAACTGAAAATGGCATGATCACCTTCCTGGATACCCCGGGCCACGCCGCGTTTACCGCGATGCGTGCACGTGGTGCACAGGCAACGGATATCGTGGTGCTGGTGGTTGCTGCCGATGACGGTGTGATGCCGCAGACCATCGAAGCCGTGCAACACGCCAAAGCGGCCAAGGTGCCGGTGGTGGTTGCGGTCAATAAAATTGACAAGCCAGAAGCCGATCCGGATCGCGTCAAAAATGAATTGACGCAATATGGCATCATCCCTGAAGAGTGGGGCGGCGATTGCCAGTTTGTCCCTGTGTCAGCCAAAGCCGGTACTGGTATTGATGATTTGCTCAATGCCATTCTGCTGCAAGCAGAAGTGTTGGAACTGACGGGCGTTCGCAAAGGCATGGCAAGCGGCGTGGTGATTGAATCCTTCTTGGACAAAGGTCGTGGCCCGGTTGCTACGGTTCTGGTGCGTGAAGGTACCCTCAACAAGGGTGATATCGTGCTGTGCGGTTTCGAATATGGTCGCGTGCGTGCCATGCGTGATGAACTGGGCCGTGAAATTACCGAAGCGGGTCCGTCCATTCCGGTAGAAATCCTCGGTATGTCCGGTGTTCCGGCTGCGGGTGATGAAGCCACCGTGGTGCGTGACGAGAAGAAAGCCCGTGAAGTGGCGCTCTATCGTCAAGGTAAATTCCGCGAAGTGAAACTGGCGCGTCAGCAGAAATCCAAACTGGAAAACATGTTCGCCAACATGACCGAAGGCGAAGTGTCCGAACTGAACATCGTGATGAAAGCCGACGTTCAGGGGTCCGTGGAAGCGATTGCCGATTCGTTGCAGAAACTCTCTACCGACGAAGTGAAAGTGAAGATTGTTGGCTCCGGCGTCGGTGGGATCACCGAAACCGACGCGACGCTGGCCGCAGCGTCCAACGCTATCATTCTGGGCTTCAACGTTCGTGCCGATGCGTCTGCCCGTCGCGTTGTCGAAGCAGAAAGTCTGGATCTGCGTTACTACTCCGTCATCTATGATCTGATCGACGAAGTGAAGCAGGCGATGAGCGGTATGCTGGTACCGGAATACAAGCAAGAGATCATCGGCTTGGCCGAAGTTCGCGATGTGTTCAAATCACCGAAGTTTGGCGCGATCGCTGGCTGTATGGTGACGGAAGGTATCGTGAAACGTCACAACCCTATCCGTGTGCTGCGTGACAACGTGGTTATCTATGAAGGCGAGCTGGAATCTCTGCGCCGCTTCAAAGATGACGTTAACGAAGTACGTAACGGCATGGAATGTGGTATCGGCGTGAAGAACTACAACGACGTGCGTGTTGGCGATAACATCGAAGTGTTCGAAATTATCGAGATCAAACGTACTATCGCTTAA
- the rbfA gene encoding 30S ribosome-binding factor RbfA, with amino-acid sequence MAREFSRTQRVSQEMQKEIAIILQREVKDPRVGMATVSGVDLSRDLAYAKVFVTFLNDNEPEQVKAGIKALQDASGFIRVLLGKAMRLRVVPELTFAYDNSLVEGMRMSNLVTNVLRSDAEKRSANGDDDRED; translated from the coding sequence ATGGCTAGAGAATTCAGTCGCACTCAGCGCGTATCGCAAGAGATGCAGAAAGAGATCGCCATTATTCTTCAGCGTGAAGTGAAGGATCCGCGCGTTGGCATGGCGACGGTTTCTGGTGTCGATCTGTCACGTGATTTGGCGTATGCCAAGGTATTTGTGACGTTTCTGAACGATAACGAACCCGAGCAGGTGAAAGCGGGCATCAAAGCATTGCAGGATGCTTCCGGTTTTATTCGTGTGCTGCTGGGTAAGGCAATGCGTTTGCGCGTGGTGCCGGAATTGACTTTCGCCTACGACAACTCGTTGGTGGAAGGGATGCGGATGTCCAACCTGGTGACCAACGTCTTGCGCAGCGATGCCGAGAAGCGTTCTGCCAACGGTGACGACGATCGGGAGGATTGA
- the truB gene encoding tRNA pseudouridine(55) synthase TruB, with protein MSRPLRRGRDIHGVLLLDKPQGASSNDVLQKVKRIFNANRAGHTGALDPLATGMLPICLGEATKFSQYLLDSDKRYRVIARLGQRTDTSDADGNVVETRAVTFTEQALAEALERFRGTTQQVPSMYSALKHQGRPLYEYARQGITVPREARDITVYELLFIRHDADELELEIHCSKGTYIRTIIDDLGEMLGCGAHVTYLRRVQVATYPAERMVTLDQLQALLAQAQTEGQSLEAVLDPLLMPMDSPVSNYPEVNLPPAVAGYLKLGQAVAAANAPVEGMVRITEGDARAFIGMGIIDDAGRVAPKRLVVEFSE; from the coding sequence ATGAGTCGTCCTCTTCGTCGCGGCCGTGATATCCACGGCGTGTTATTGCTGGATAAACCGCAAGGTGCGTCATCCAACGACGTGCTGCAAAAGGTAAAGCGCATTTTTAATGCCAACCGGGCCGGACACACCGGTGCGCTGGATCCGCTGGCGACCGGAATGCTGCCGATCTGCCTGGGGGAAGCCACCAAGTTTTCCCAGTATTTGCTGGATTCGGATAAACGCTACCGGGTGATTGCGCGTCTGGGCCAGCGTACTGACACCTCAGATGCCGATGGCAATGTGGTGGAAACGCGCGCGGTGACCTTTACCGAGCAGGCGTTGGCGGAGGCACTGGAACGCTTTCGTGGTACCACGCAGCAGGTGCCATCGATGTATTCCGCGCTGAAGCACCAGGGCCGCCCATTGTACGAGTATGCGCGCCAGGGGATCACGGTCCCGCGTGAAGCTCGTGATATCACCGTGTATGAACTGCTGTTTATTCGTCACGATGCCGATGAGCTGGAACTGGAAATTCACTGTTCCAAAGGCACTTACATTCGCACCATCATTGACGATCTCGGTGAAATGCTCGGCTGTGGTGCTCATGTGACTTATCTGCGCCGCGTGCAGGTTGCCACTTATCCGGCAGAGCGCATGGTCACCTTGGATCAACTGCAAGCCCTGTTGGCGCAAGCGCAAACGGAAGGGCAATCCCTTGAGGCGGTGCTGGATCCGCTGCTGATGCCGATGGACAGCCCGGTCAGCAATTATCCTGAGGTGAATCTGCCGCCAGCTGTGGCAGGTTATCTCAAACTTGGGCAGGCTGTTGCGGCGGCTAACGCTCCTGTTGAAGGGATGGTTCGTATCACCGAAGGCGATGCCCGTGCGTTTATTGGTATGGGGATTATCGATGACGCCGGACGCGTGGCACCCAAGCGTCTGGTGGTCGAATTCTCGGAATAA
- the rpsO gene encoding 30S ribosomal protein S15: MSLSVEAKAKIVADFGRGTNDSGSTEVQVALLTAQINHLQGHFSEHKKDHHSRRGLLRMVSQRRKLLDYLKRKDVARYATLIERLGLRR; this comes from the coding sequence ATGTCTCTAAGCGTTGAAGCTAAAGCAAAAATCGTCGCAGACTTCGGTCGTGGCACTAACGACAGTGGTTCTACCGAAGTGCAGGTTGCTCTGTTGACCGCGCAGATTAACCATCTGCAAGGCCACTTCTCCGAGCACAAAAAGGATCACCACAGCCGTCGTGGTCTGCTGCGTATGGTTTCTCAGCGCCGTAAGCTGCTGGACTACCTGAAGCGTAAAGATGTAGCGCGTTATGCTACCCTGATCGAGCGTCTGGGTCTGCGTCGCTAA
- the pnp gene encoding polyribonucleotide nucleotidyltransferase produces the protein MLNPIVRKFQYGQNTVTLETGMMARQATAAVMVSMDDTAVFVTVVGAKKAKTGQDFFPLTVNYQERTYAAGRFPGGFFRREGRPSEGETLISRLIDRPIRPLFADGFVNEVQVIATVVSVNPQINPDIVAMIGASAALSLSGLPFNGPIGAARVGYINDQFVLNPTIDELKQSRLDLVVAGTEGAVLMVESEADLLSEDQMLGAVVFGHEQQQVVIDNINELVKEAGKPRWDWQAPAVNVALLERVQALSEARLGDAYRITEKQERYEQINVIKADVEAQLLAADDTLDAGEIQDVLGSIEKNVVRSRVLRGEPRIDGREKDMIRALDVRTGVLPRTHGSALFTRGETQALVTATLGTERDAQNIDGLTGETTDRFLLHYNFPPYSVGETGMVGSPKRREIGHGRLAKRGVLAVMPTAAQFPYTVRVVSEITESNGSSSMASVCGASLALMDAGVPIKAAVAGIAMGLVKEGDNFVVLSDILGDEDHLGDMDFKVAGSREGVTALQMDIKIEGITREIMQVALNQAKGARLHILGVMEQAIGAPRGDISQFAPRIHTIKISVDKIKDVIGKGGSVIRALTEETGTTIEIEDDGTVKIAATDGEKARHAIRRIEEITAEIEVGRVYQGKVTRIVDFGAFVAIGGGKEGLVHISQIADKRVEKVTDYLQMGQEVPVKVLEVDRQGRVRLSIKEATAQPQDAAATAPSEEE, from the coding sequence TTGCTAAATCCTATCGTACGTAAGTTTCAATACGGTCAGAATACCGTCACGCTCGAAACGGGCATGATGGCACGTCAGGCCACTGCTGCCGTTATGGTCAGCATGGATGACACCGCTGTTTTCGTCACCGTTGTCGGGGCGAAAAAGGCTAAAACCGGTCAGGACTTTTTCCCGCTGACCGTTAACTATCAAGAACGTACTTATGCTGCGGGCCGTTTCCCTGGCGGTTTTTTCCGTCGTGAAGGCCGTCCGAGCGAAGGCGAAACCCTGATTTCGCGTCTGATTGACCGCCCGATCCGTCCGCTGTTTGCCGATGGTTTTGTCAATGAAGTGCAGGTTATCGCAACGGTGGTTTCTGTAAATCCGCAGATCAACCCAGATATCGTAGCGATGATCGGTGCGTCTGCGGCGTTGAGCCTGTCAGGTCTGCCGTTTAACGGGCCGATTGGTGCTGCACGCGTTGGTTACATCAACGACCAGTTTGTACTGAACCCGACCATTGATGAACTGAAACAGAGTCGTCTGGATCTGGTGGTTGCCGGTACCGAAGGCGCTGTGTTGATGGTGGAATCCGAAGCGGATCTGCTGAGCGAAGATCAAATGTTGGGTGCGGTGGTATTTGGCCACGAGCAGCAACAGGTGGTTATCGACAACATCAATGAGCTGGTGAAAGAAGCGGGTAAACCGCGTTGGGATTGGCAGGCGCCGGCCGTCAACGTTGCGTTGCTGGAACGCGTGCAGGCACTGTCTGAAGCGCGCTTGGGCGATGCTTATCGCATCACCGAGAAGCAAGAACGTTACGAACAAATCAACGTCATCAAAGCTGACGTTGAAGCCCAATTGTTGGCTGCGGACGACACGCTGGATGCGGGTGAGATTCAGGACGTTCTGGGCAGCATCGAGAAAAATGTGGTGCGCAGCCGCGTACTGCGTGGCGAACCGCGTATCGATGGCCGTGAAAAAGACATGATCCGTGCGCTGGATGTGCGTACTGGCGTGCTGCCGAGAACCCACGGTTCTGCGCTGTTCACTCGCGGTGAAACTCAGGCGCTGGTAACGGCGACGCTGGGCACCGAGCGTGATGCACAGAATATTGATGGATTGACCGGTGAAACTACCGATCGCTTCCTGCTGCACTACAACTTCCCTCCGTACTCTGTGGGTGAAACCGGTATGGTTGGCTCGCCGAAGCGTCGTGAAATTGGTCACGGTCGTCTGGCGAAACGTGGTGTGTTGGCCGTGATGCCTACTGCCGCTCAGTTCCCGTATACGGTGCGTGTGGTATCTGAAATCACAGAATCCAACGGATCTTCTTCCATGGCTTCTGTCTGCGGTGCCTCTCTGGCGCTGATGGATGCTGGCGTGCCGATCAAAGCCGCCGTTGCGGGTATCGCAATGGGTCTGGTGAAAGAAGGCGATAACTTTGTGGTGCTGTCCGACATTCTGGGTGACGAAGATCACCTGGGCGATATGGACTTCAAAGTGGCCGGTAGCCGCGAAGGCGTTACCGCACTGCAAATGGATATCAAAATTGAAGGTATCACCCGCGAAATCATGCAGGTTGCACTGAATCAGGCCAAGGGTGCGCGTCTGCACATTCTGGGCGTGATGGAACAGGCTATCGGCGCGCCGCGTGGTGATATTTCTCAGTTTGCACCGCGTATCCACACCATCAAGATCAGCGTCGACAAGATCAAAGACGTTATCGGTAAAGGTGGTTCTGTGATCCGTGCGCTGACCGAAGAAACGGGCACCACCATCGAGATCGAAGATGACGGTACGGTGAAAATCGCCGCAACCGACGGCGAGAAAGCGCGTCATGCGATTCGTCGTATCGAAGAGATCACCGCAGAAATCGAAGTCGGTCGTGTCTACCAAGGTAAGGTAACGCGCATCGTTGATTTCGGCGCGTTCGTTGCGATTGGCGGCGGCAAAGAAGGTCTGGTACACATTTCTCAAATCGCTGACAAGCGCGTTGAGAAAGTCACTGACTACCTGCAAATGGGTCAGGAAGTTCCGGTTAAAGTACTGGAAGTTGACCGTCAGGGCCGTGTACGTTTGAGTATCAAGGAAGCAACTGCTCAGCCTCAGGATGCCGCTGCTACAGCGCCTTCTGAGGAAGAATAA
- the nlpI gene encoding lipoprotein NlpI, which produces MKPFLRWCYVATALMLAGCSNTDWRKNAVLAIPVQPALQQEVILARMEQILASRALTDDERAQLLYEHGVLYDSLGLRALARNDFSQALSIRPDMPEVFNYLGIYLTQAGNFDAAYEAFDSVLELDPTYNYARLNRGIALYYGGRYLLAQDDLLAFYRDDPNDPFRTLWLYLAEREIDPNAAKAALKKRYDSAERGPWGWNIVEFYLGNISEAVLMERLKAEATDNTSLAEHLSETDFYLGKHYLSLGDKNNAMALFKLTVANNVHNFVEHRYALLELALLGQEQDDLSGSDQQ; this is translated from the coding sequence ATGAAGCCTTTCTTACGCTGGTGTTATGTTGCGACAGCACTTATGCTGGCAGGATGCAGCAACACGGATTGGCGTAAAAACGCGGTATTGGCAATTCCAGTGCAGCCTGCTTTACAGCAGGAAGTCATTTTGGCGCGCATGGAACAAATTCTTGCCAGTCGGGCGTTAACCGATGACGAACGCGCACAGCTATTATATGAGCACGGAGTGCTGTATGATAGTCTCGGACTGAGAGCGTTAGCGCGTAATGATTTTTCACAAGCGCTATCAATCCGTCCGGATATGCCGGAGGTGTTTAACTACCTCGGCATTTATTTAACGCAGGCAGGCAATTTTGATGCTGCCTATGAAGCGTTTGATTCTGTACTAGAGCTTGATCCAACTTACAATTATGCGCGTTTGAACCGGGGCATCGCCTTGTATTATGGCGGTCGTTACCTGTTAGCGCAGGATGATCTGCTGGCGTTTTATCGAGACGATCCGAACGATCCTTTCCGTACGTTATGGCTGTATTTGGCTGAGCGGGAGATAGATCCCAATGCTGCCAAGGCCGCGCTGAAGAAGCGTTATGACAGTGCAGAAAGAGGTCCTTGGGGATGGAATATTGTCGAATTCTACCTGGGCAACATCAGTGAAGCTGTGCTGATGGAGCGCCTGAAGGCAGAAGCAACGGATAACACTTCGCTCGCTGAGCATCTCAGTGAAACTGACTTCTATTTAGGTAAGCACTACCTAAGTCTGGGGGACAAGAACAACGCCATGGCGCTGTTCAAGCTGACGGTTGCCAACAACGTACATAACTTTGTTGAGCACCGCTATGCATTGTTGGAATTGGCATTGTTAGGCCAAGAGCAAGACGACCTATCAGGATCGGACCAGCAATAG